A genomic window from Cryobacterium sp. SO2 includes:
- a CDS encoding amidohydrolase family protein — protein sequence MTSSLLLRNVTLIDGLGGAPRPGTDVLVTDGLIASISPTGALALPQTLNPDALTVLDGTGHTVLPGFFDCHVHVSTSPATDTLTSITEPESAKTLRAVPALRATLDAGVTSARDLAGADSGFRDAIADGVIPGPALQLAIRILSVSGGHGDWRTVGGTPLDTGPGAGAVGDSPADFVRLTREVIREGADWIKVAATGGMGSPRSNPEGGGLSEAELRAVVAEAARHGHIGVAAHSIGTAGIMAAVRAGVRSIEHGYLIDDATIELMGEQGTYLVPTLATLTRPVSPTAAPWAIAKRHRTLETARDRVGAAIQAGVNVALGTDAGIVEHGSNLRELALLVEFGLTPMQAILAGTSAAARMSGILDEVGTIEVGKRADLVATRLDPLAQIGALADPGAMRLIVQSGRIHLSTLPLETTEPQSA from the coding sequence ATGACTTCGAGCCTGCTGCTGCGCAACGTGACCCTCATCGACGGGCTCGGTGGCGCGCCGCGACCCGGCACCGACGTGCTGGTGACGGATGGCCTGATCGCGTCGATCTCCCCCACCGGCGCCCTCGCCCTGCCGCAGACCCTCAACCCGGATGCCCTCACCGTGCTCGACGGCACCGGCCACACCGTGTTGCCCGGCTTCTTCGACTGCCATGTGCACGTGAGCACCTCCCCCGCCACCGACACCCTCACCAGCATCACCGAGCCGGAGAGCGCGAAGACCCTGCGCGCGGTGCCCGCCCTGCGCGCCACCCTCGACGCCGGGGTTACCAGTGCCCGCGACCTGGCCGGCGCGGACTCCGGCTTTCGCGATGCCATCGCCGACGGCGTCATCCCGGGGCCGGCGCTGCAGCTGGCCATCCGCATCCTCAGCGTCAGCGGTGGGCACGGCGATTGGCGCACCGTGGGCGGCACCCCGCTGGACACCGGGCCCGGCGCCGGCGCCGTGGGCGACTCCCCCGCCGACTTCGTGCGGCTCACCCGCGAGGTGATCCGCGAGGGCGCCGACTGGATCAAGGTGGCCGCCACCGGCGGCATGGGCAGCCCGCGCAGCAACCCGGAGGGCGGCGGCCTGAGCGAGGCCGAGCTGCGCGCGGTGGTGGCCGAGGCCGCCCGGCACGGCCACATCGGCGTCGCCGCGCACTCCATCGGCACGGCGGGCATCATGGCGGCGGTGCGCGCCGGGGTGCGCAGCATCGAGCACGGCTACCTCATCGACGACGCCACCATCGAGCTGATGGGCGAACAGGGCACCTACCTGGTGCCCACCCTGGCCACCCTCACCCGGCCGGTCTCCCCCACCGCCGCGCCTTGGGCGATCGCCAAACGCCACCGTACCCTGGAGACCGCCCGCGACCGCGTGGGCGCGGCCATCCAGGCCGGGGTGAATGTGGCACTTGGCACCGACGCCGGCATCGTGGAGCACGGCAGCAACCTGCGCGAGCTTGCGCTGCTGGTGGAGTTCGGCCTGACCCCCATGCAGGCGATCCTCGCCGGCACGTCGGCCGCCGCCCGCATGAGCGGCATACTGGACGAGGTCGGCACCATTGAAGTCGGCAAAAGAGCCGACCTGGTGGCAACTCGCCTTGACCCGCTCGCCCAGATCGGCGCGCTGGCCGATCCGGGCGCGATGCGGCTGATCGTGCAGTCCGGCCGCATCCACCTCTCCACCCTGCCCCTCGAGACGACGGAGCCCCAGAGCGCATGA
- a CDS encoding cysteine hydrolase family protein — translation MTRALILVDIQLDYFPGGAYPLAGPNEAATAARTVLDTFRAAGELVVHIFHVATDPGATFFLPNTPGIGFHPLVAPIAGEPVLEKHEPNSFIGTGLHNLLTDAGVSDLVIVGMMSSMCIDSTTRAAHELGFVVTVVADACAAPDLTFGDTVVPGATVHASFMAALDGSFATVIPSTGLLPG, via the coding sequence ATGACTCGCGCGCTGATCCTCGTTGATATCCAACTCGACTACTTCCCCGGGGGCGCCTACCCCCTCGCCGGCCCGAACGAGGCCGCGACCGCGGCCCGCACTGTTCTCGACACGTTCCGTGCCGCCGGCGAGCTCGTGGTGCATATCTTCCACGTGGCCACAGACCCCGGGGCCACCTTCTTCCTCCCGAATACACCGGGAATCGGCTTCCACCCGCTCGTGGCGCCGATCGCCGGAGAACCGGTTCTGGAGAAGCACGAGCCCAACAGCTTCATCGGCACCGGGTTGCACAACCTCCTCACGGATGCCGGCGTCTCCGACCTGGTGATCGTCGGCATGATGAGCAGCATGTGCATCGACTCCACCACCCGTGCCGCCCACGAGCTCGGTTTTGTCGTCACCGTCGTCGCCGACGCCTGTGCGGCACCCGACCTGACCTTCGGTGACACCGTTGTTCCCGGTGCCACCGTGCACGCCTCGTTCATGGCGGCCCTCGACGGCAGCTTCGCCACCGTCATCCCGAGCACAGGGCTGCTGCCGGGATAG
- a CDS encoding LacI family DNA-binding transcriptional regulator has protein sequence MASLPTVTDVALAAGVSRQTVSNVMNSPGIVRADTRERVEAAIARLGYRPHASARRLRTRRSSTIGIRLDPMIDGISGSVLDRFLHALTEQADRLGLRVLLFTATSPEDEITQLQRLNDGADVDGFVLTSTFDGDPRTKWLIENGISFVTFGRPWGVDDMDDPQHLWVDVDGWAGLHQATRAQQDAGARRIGYIGWPSPSGTGEDRRRGWRDAMLERGDVTEAELDALEVVTVDGVAAGTAAMQELRRSAGRLDAVLCASDSLALGAMIANPERVPVTGYDNTPIAAAIGLSSVDQSVEEVAAGVLELLTGEFEGKVHNAPESLAPRHRMVKPRLVSREFAAIPMDTPA, from the coding sequence ATGGCTTCACTGCCAACCGTGACGGATGTCGCCCTGGCGGCCGGCGTCTCCCGCCAGACCGTCTCGAACGTGATGAACTCGCCCGGCATCGTGCGCGCCGACACCCGGGAGCGGGTCGAGGCCGCGATAGCCCGGCTGGGCTACCGCCCACACGCCTCGGCGCGAAGGTTACGCACCCGACGCAGCTCCACCATCGGCATCCGGCTCGACCCGATGATCGACGGCATCTCGGGGTCGGTGCTCGACAGGTTTCTGCACGCCCTCACCGAGCAGGCCGACCGGCTCGGCCTGCGGGTGCTGCTGTTCACCGCCACCAGCCCCGAAGACGAGATCACCCAGCTGCAGCGGCTGAACGACGGCGCCGATGTGGACGGGTTTGTGCTCACCTCCACCTTCGACGGCGACCCCCGAACGAAATGGCTGATCGAGAACGGGATCTCCTTCGTGACCTTCGGGCGGCCCTGGGGTGTGGACGACATGGACGACCCGCAACACCTCTGGGTGGATGTGGACGGCTGGGCCGGCCTGCACCAGGCCACCCGGGCGCAGCAGGATGCCGGCGCCCGGCGCATCGGCTACATCGGCTGGCCGAGCCCCTCCGGCACCGGCGAGGACCGCCGGCGTGGCTGGCGGGACGCGATGCTCGAGCGTGGTGACGTGACCGAAGCGGAGCTCGACGCACTCGAGGTGGTCACGGTTGACGGTGTGGCCGCCGGGACCGCCGCGATGCAGGAGCTGCGGCGCAGTGCGGGCCGCCTGGACGCCGTGCTCTGCGCGAGCGACTCGCTGGCCCTGGGCGCCATGATCGCCAACCCCGAGCGGGTGCCCGTCACCGGGTACGACAACACCCCCATCGCCGCCGCGATCGGGCTGTCGAGCGTGGACCAGTCCGTGGAGGAGGTGGCGGCCGGGGTGCTCGAGCTGCTGACCGGCGAGTTCGAGGGCAAGGTGCACAACGCGCCGGAGTCGCTCGCGCCGCGGCATCGCATGGTCAAGCCGCGGCTGGTCTCGCGCGAGTTCGCCGCCATCCCGATGGACACGCCGGCCTGA
- a CDS encoding alpha/beta fold hydrolase, with the protein MSDTVLLVHGACHRGSSWRTLRDELDARGIRSVIVDLPSASPALADLHTDASAIRDAVSLHGATTVVCHSYGGMPTTEALVGNTSVERIVYLTAFMPRPGMSLLDLSDDGSDVVEGGDDLWTLSDDGSTIGATNPATLFYNRCAPAVAEAAIRDLAPQSFVSFTQQVTGAAWHTIPATYIVCDDDNAIHPDLQRAMAAQADEVVVLDSDHSPFLSAPARTAALLATLVGR; encoded by the coding sequence GTGTCGGACACTGTTCTTCTGGTTCATGGCGCCTGCCATCGTGGATCGAGCTGGCGCACGTTACGGGACGAGCTCGACGCCCGCGGCATCCGTTCGGTGATCGTCGACCTGCCCAGCGCCTCGCCGGCGCTGGCCGATCTGCACACCGATGCGAGCGCCATCCGGGATGCTGTGTCGCTGCACGGCGCCACCACCGTCGTCTGCCACTCCTATGGCGGTATGCCCACCACCGAGGCGCTCGTGGGCAACACGAGTGTGGAGCGGATCGTCTACCTCACCGCGTTCATGCCGCGGCCGGGGATGTCGCTGCTCGACCTCTCTGATGACGGCAGCGACGTTGTCGAGGGCGGGGACGACCTCTGGACGCTCTCCGACGACGGGAGCACCATCGGCGCGACGAACCCCGCGACGTTGTTCTACAACCGGTGCGCGCCCGCGGTGGCCGAGGCGGCCATCCGCGACCTGGCCCCGCAGTCGTTCGTCTCGTTCACGCAGCAGGTCACTGGCGCGGCGTGGCACACCATCCCCGCGACCTACATCGTCTGCGACGACGACAATGCCATCCATCCGGACCTGCAGCGCGCGATGGCCGCCCAGGCCGACGAGGTCGTCGTGCTCGACAGCGACCACTCGCCGTTCCTGAGTGCTCCGGCCCGCACGGCCGCCCTCCTGGCCACGCTGGTCGGCCGCTGA
- a CDS encoding GrpB family protein gives MSEARDAELDAVLIGGREHREIVVVEYDEAWPAQAKALIDSIRAAVGPVALAVHHIGSTSVPGLAAKPILDLLLVVADVTAEDGYVGPLEQAGWVLRVREEGHRLLRTPARDVHLHVLPPATAAEADYLDLRDWLRVNADDRALYARTKRDLAARDWTDMNYYADAKTPVIAEVLGRARAWRQAASAT, from the coding sequence ATGAGCGAAGCCAGAGATGCCGAATTGGATGCGGTCCTGATCGGCGGCCGTGAGCACCGCGAGATTGTTGTCGTCGAGTACGACGAGGCCTGGCCGGCGCAGGCCAAAGCACTGATCGACTCGATCCGGGCCGCGGTAGGGCCCGTCGCCCTCGCGGTGCACCACATCGGCTCCACCTCGGTTCCCGGCCTGGCCGCCAAACCGATCCTCGACCTGCTGCTGGTGGTGGCCGATGTCACGGCCGAAGACGGCTACGTCGGCCCGCTGGAGCAGGCCGGCTGGGTGCTCCGGGTGCGCGAAGAGGGCCACCGGCTGCTCCGCACCCCGGCACGGGACGTGCACCTGCACGTGCTCCCTCCCGCGACCGCGGCCGAGGCGGACTACCTCGACCTGCGCGACTGGCTGCGGGTGAACGCCGACGATCGCGCCCTCTATGCCCGCACCAAGCGCGACCTCGCCGCCCGCGATTGGACGGACATGAACTACTACGCCGACGCGAAGACCCCGGTCATCGCCGAGGTCCTCGGCCGGGCGCGCGCCTGGCGCCAGGCCGCATCCGCGACCTGA
- a CDS encoding Trp biosynthesis-associated membrane protein, translated as MNNTNRALNRTFIFVVGLILLAAGAAAAALQFWPWWADQWQYAGRQTSQFVADALEASPVPGTGFSWWMLAALAVLLLLVIGMILLIASVGGGGSREIYRSPSSTRAGRPSAGADQVVLDTSFAVDALKNSLDKRPDLVSSSVGAFTVSRQPVLHIGVTPRQGTSPRLVADEVDTLLRNLALVVGDAPASCLTIQSGLRAQLGRNQRVL; from the coding sequence ATGAACAACACCAACAGGGCGCTCAACCGTACCTTTATCTTCGTAGTCGGCCTGATTCTGCTCGCGGCCGGAGCGGCAGCGGCCGCGCTTCAGTTCTGGCCGTGGTGGGCCGACCAGTGGCAGTATGCCGGCCGCCAGACCTCACAGTTTGTCGCCGACGCGCTCGAGGCCAGCCCGGTGCCCGGCACCGGCTTCAGTTGGTGGATGCTGGCCGCGCTCGCGGTGCTGCTCCTCCTCGTGATCGGCATGATCCTGCTCATCGCCAGCGTGGGCGGCGGCGGCAGCCGGGAGATCTACCGCTCCCCCAGCAGCACTCGGGCCGGCCGGCCGTCCGCCGGCGCCGACCAGGTTGTGCTCGACACTTCCTTCGCGGTGGACGCGCTGAAGAACTCGCTCGACAAGCGGCCCGACCTCGTCAGCAGCAGCGTCGGCGCCTTCACGGTGAGCCGCCAACCGGTGCTGCACATCGGTGTCACGCCCCGGCAGGGCACGTCGCCCCGGCTCGTGGCCGACGAGGTCGACACGCTGCTGAGAAACCTCGCCCTCGTCGTCGGCGACGCCCCGGCCAGCTGCCTCACGATCCAGTCGGGCCTGCGCGCCCAGCTCGGCCGCAATCAGCGCGTGCTCTGA
- a CDS encoding VOC family protein translates to MTTHQIALGAYNLEAQDPTALAGFWASVTGATPSPGGESVYLPPAGPGGFAMFFQPETAPRPGHQASHLDLTVPWGSRQAEVDRLVGLGAVYKWDVLDEFPHVQWTTLADPEGNLFCVAEHPPAGS, encoded by the coding sequence ATGACGACACACCAGATCGCCCTCGGCGCTTACAACCTGGAGGCCCAGGACCCGACCGCGCTCGCCGGATTCTGGGCATCCGTCACCGGGGCCACACCCTCGCCGGGCGGCGAGAGCGTGTACCTGCCGCCGGCCGGCCCCGGCGGATTCGCGATGTTCTTCCAACCGGAGACCGCGCCGCGCCCCGGCCACCAGGCGTCGCACCTGGACCTGACCGTGCCGTGGGGATCGCGACAGGCCGAGGTCGACCGTCTTGTCGGCCTTGGCGCCGTCTACAAGTGGGACGTTCTGGACGAGTTCCCGCACGTGCAGTGGACCACCCTGGCCGACCCGGAGGGCAACCTGTTCTGCGTGGCCGAGCACCCGCCGGCGGGCAGCTGA
- a CDS encoding TetR/AcrR family transcriptional regulator → MTLIPDQPAAPKRTAGRPRAAGKQREGLSTRDEILEAAAALFTEQGYTDTTTRQIASVVGIRQASLYYHFADKGSILSALLTGTVEPAVHFAEWLDMQPLDAPTKLYALAKFDLDVILQDRWNLHVLYRLPDAKAERGDTMQAALQEHYLRFATAAAATGTDPQAVTDDLHLVFGLVESILVQRDWGGGAARHAYAESIARGCLRLVRVPESALANIDEAAQRTIAAYPA, encoded by the coding sequence ATGACCTTGATCCCCGACCAGCCGGCCGCCCCCAAGCGCACCGCCGGCCGCCCCCGCGCCGCGGGCAAGCAGCGCGAGGGCCTGAGCACGCGCGACGAGATCCTCGAGGCCGCGGCCGCCCTTTTCACCGAGCAGGGCTACACCGACACCACCACCCGGCAGATCGCGTCGGTGGTGGGGATCCGCCAGGCCTCGCTGTACTACCACTTCGCCGACAAGGGCAGCATCCTCAGCGCCCTGCTCACCGGCACCGTCGAACCGGCGGTGCACTTCGCCGAGTGGCTCGACATGCAACCGCTCGACGCGCCCACCAAGCTGTACGCGCTGGCGAAGTTCGACCTCGACGTGATCCTGCAGGACCGCTGGAACCTGCACGTGCTCTACCGCCTGCCCGATGCCAAGGCCGAACGCGGCGACACCATGCAGGCCGCACTGCAGGAGCACTACCTCCGCTTCGCCACGGCCGCCGCCGCAACGGGCACCGACCCGCAGGCCGTCACGGATGACCTGCACCTGGTCTTCGGCCTGGTCGAGAGCATCCTGGTGCAGCGCGACTGGGGCGGGGGCGCCGCCCGCCACGCCTACGCCGAGTCCATCGCCCGAGGCTGCCTCCGCCTGGTGCGGGTGCCGGAGTCCGCCCTCGCCAACATCGACGAGGCGGCCCAGCGCACCATCGCCGCCTACCCCGCCTAG
- a CDS encoding DUF2273 domain-containing protein, protein MNATVTGLAVGAVLAFAALTFGFWGFLLVAVFMAVGLLVGRIVEGKLDVRGLANALSGKRTS, encoded by the coding sequence ATGAACGCCACCGTCACCGGCCTCGCCGTCGGTGCCGTTCTCGCGTTCGCGGCGCTGACCTTCGGGTTTTGGGGCTTCCTGCTCGTGGCCGTGTTCATGGCCGTCGGGCTGCTCGTCGGCCGCATCGTCGAGGGCAAACTCGACGTGCGGGGCCTCGCCAACGCCCTGAGCGGAAAACGAACCTCCTGA
- a CDS encoding extracellular solute-binding protein: MQRRNSRWLIGAGLTVVGALTLSACGSGSGFSSDTADSGGELTSDSSQGLSILIGSSGDAETASVNVAVAAWSKDSGTDAEVSVASDLNQQLAQGFAAQKPADVFYLSTDALAGYASNGSLLAYGDQLANKDDFYPSLVSSFTYDGKFYCAPKDFSTLQLIINTDLWAAAGLTDADIPTTWDELATVSKTLTTGTQVGLAVGGEYARLGAFMAEAGGSLMNEDSTEATANSAENVAGLEYAQSLLNDGVMAYASDIGAGWGGEAFGKQLSAMTIEGNWITGAMKNDFPDVNYTVAELPAGPEGQGTLQFTNCWGIAADSPNQAAALDLVEQLTSKDAQLTFSADFGPMPSIQSAADDWKSANPTLVPFLDGADYAKGVPNVQGAADVVSDLNAQLESLKTGDAQAILDSTQKNLEALLK, from the coding sequence ATGCAACGACGCAACTCTCGCTGGCTGATCGGCGCAGGCCTCACCGTGGTCGGCGCCCTCACCCTCAGCGCGTGTGGTTCCGGATCCGGTTTCAGCAGCGACACTGCCGATTCCGGCGGCGAACTCACCAGCGACTCCTCCCAGGGACTCAGCATCCTCATCGGCTCCAGCGGCGACGCCGAGACCGCCTCGGTCAACGTCGCCGTGGCCGCCTGGTCCAAGGACTCCGGCACCGACGCCGAGGTGAGCGTGGCCAGCGACCTCAACCAGCAGCTCGCCCAGGGCTTCGCCGCGCAGAAGCCCGCCGACGTCTTCTACCTCTCCACGGATGCCCTCGCCGGCTACGCGTCGAACGGCTCGTTGCTGGCCTACGGTGACCAGCTGGCCAACAAGGATGACTTCTACCCGAGCCTGGTCAGCTCCTTCACCTACGACGGCAAGTTCTACTGCGCCCCGAAGGACTTCTCCACCCTGCAGCTGATCATCAACACCGACCTGTGGGCTGCGGCCGGGCTCACGGATGCCGACATCCCCACCACCTGGGACGAGCTCGCGACCGTGAGCAAGACCCTCACCACCGGCACCCAGGTGGGACTGGCCGTCGGTGGCGAATACGCCCGCCTTGGCGCGTTCATGGCCGAGGCCGGCGGCAGCCTGATGAATGAAGACAGCACGGAGGCCACCGCGAACAGCGCGGAGAACGTCGCGGGCCTTGAATACGCCCAGTCCCTGCTCAACGACGGGGTGATGGCCTACGCCAGCGACATCGGCGCGGGCTGGGGCGGCGAGGCATTCGGCAAGCAGCTGTCCGCCATGACCATCGAGGGCAACTGGATCACCGGCGCGATGAAGAACGACTTCCCAGACGTCAACTACACCGTCGCCGAGCTGCCGGCCGGCCCCGAGGGCCAGGGCACCCTGCAGTTCACCAACTGCTGGGGCATCGCCGCCGACAGCCCCAACCAGGCCGCCGCGCTCGACCTCGTTGAGCAGCTCACCAGCAAGGACGCCCAGCTCACCTTCTCCGCCGACTTCGGCCCGATGCCCTCGATCCAGTCCGCCGCCGACGACTGGAAGAGCGCCAACCCCACCCTGGTGCCCTTCCTCGACGGCGCCGACTACGCCAAGGGCGTGCCCAACGTGCAGGGCGCCGCGGATGTGGTGAGCGACCTGAACGCGCAGCTCGAGTCGCTGAAGACCGGGGACGCTCAGGCGATCCTCGACTCCACGCAGAAGAACCTCGAAGCACTGCTGAAGTAG
- a CDS encoding ABC transporter substrate-binding protein — protein MSPTLFSRPARSAFSRPQKAALLTGLAAVTALTLAGCSSASSTDSFGSAGADSLTVVSLQAYSTPPDPDVNYDGPGLNIIENTYEGLVAYKDGEATAEIVPELATDWTLSDDSLTYTFTLREGVTFHDGTEFNADAVVASFERRTDVDGGPAYMVGDVTAVTPVDDYTVEVTLAAPNSAFVDYLASPFGLKIISPTVLADEAGDDFAQTYLTTHDAGTGPYELSAVDTGVSYELTAADDYWGDAPEFTTVNIEISDNASATQLRLERGEIDGVLGNLNKSTYASFVDNDEIEATAFPNYTTQMIYMNPASSIFTTADDRAALFAGIDTDTIIDSAMGDLEVPTSQLFPAGMVDSALDDQGVTYDPAALQSIVDSGIATGKTIRIGYPASSADAAVVAQELGATLSSAGLPSEAVSMGSGSVYMMTDDLAAAPDLVIMGAFPDAAHVDAFARIIYTPNGGLDLFAAEVPGLSDDLDAALLTDGDAAYGDIAAKIIDTKYWFSIGSLQTTTITRTGLTGIDDARNLLEYNVLHFAALGNE, from the coding sequence ATGTCCCCCACCCTGTTCAGCCGCCCCGCGCGGTCCGCGTTCTCCCGCCCCCAGAAGGCGGCGCTGCTCACCGGTCTCGCCGCCGTCACCGCGCTCACCCTCGCCGGCTGCTCCTCTGCATCCTCCACCGACAGCTTCGGCTCCGCCGGCGCCGACAGCCTCACCGTGGTGAGCCTGCAGGCCTACTCCACCCCGCCGGACCCCGACGTGAACTACGACGGCCCGGGCCTGAACATCATCGAGAACACCTACGAAGGCCTCGTCGCCTACAAAGACGGCGAAGCCACCGCGGAAATCGTTCCGGAGCTGGCTACCGACTGGACCCTCTCCGACGACTCCCTCACCTACACCTTCACCCTGCGGGAGGGCGTCACCTTCCACGACGGCACCGAGTTCAACGCCGACGCCGTGGTGGCCTCCTTCGAGCGTCGCACCGACGTCGACGGCGGACCTGCCTACATGGTCGGCGACGTCACCGCCGTCACCCCGGTCGACGACTACACGGTCGAGGTGACCCTCGCCGCCCCGAACTCGGCATTCGTGGACTACCTCGCCTCGCCGTTCGGCCTCAAGATCATCAGCCCCACTGTGCTGGCCGACGAAGCCGGCGACGACTTCGCGCAGACCTACCTCACCACCCACGACGCCGGTACCGGCCCCTATGAACTCTCCGCCGTCGACACCGGCGTCTCCTACGAGCTCACCGCCGCCGACGACTACTGGGGCGACGCCCCGGAGTTCACCACCGTGAACATCGAGATCAGCGACAACGCCTCCGCCACCCAGCTGCGCCTCGAGCGCGGCGAGATCGACGGGGTGCTGGGCAACCTGAACAAGTCCACCTACGCCTCGTTCGTCGACAACGACGAGATCGAAGCCACGGCGTTCCCGAACTACACCACCCAGATGATCTACATGAACCCGGCCTCGTCGATCTTCACCACCGCGGACGACCGTGCCGCGCTCTTCGCAGGCATCGACACCGACACCATCATCGACTCGGCCATGGGCGACCTCGAGGTGCCCACCAGCCAGCTGTTCCCGGCCGGAATGGTCGACTCCGCGCTCGACGACCAGGGCGTCACCTACGACCCGGCCGCGCTGCAGTCGATCGTGGACTCCGGCATCGCCACGGGCAAGACCATCCGCATCGGCTACCCGGCATCGAGTGCCGACGCCGCGGTTGTGGCCCAGGAACTCGGTGCGACGCTCAGCTCCGCCGGCCTGCCCTCCGAGGCGGTTTCGATGGGCAGTGGCTCGGTGTACATGATGACCGACGACCTCGCCGCCGCGCCGGACCTGGTCATCATGGGTGCCTTCCCCGACGCCGCGCACGTCGACGCATTCGCCCGCATCATCTACACGCCCAACGGCGGCCTCGACCTGTTCGCCGCCGAGGTTCCCGGCCTGAGTGACGACCTCGACGCCGCGCTGCTGACGGATGGCGACGCCGCGTACGGCGACATCGCCGCGAAGATCATCGACACCAAGTACTGGTTCTCGATCGGCTCGCTGCAGACCACCACCATCACCCGCACCGGGCTGACGGGCATCGACGACGCCCGCAACCTGCTCGAGTACAACGTTCTGCACTTCGCCGCCCTCGGCAACGAGTAG
- a CDS encoding DUF6286 domain-containing protein, which yields MSAPYARIVRRETHSPRTVATIVLAGLIILACGYAGVELVLRMLGQPPLLVTPEAALDWVATLPDLQPQAAITAGGVALALIGLLLMLHAILPGRTARHQMLDENRAVLVDNGVLASSLARRVETVARIPHGQAVVSVSHRQATVDVTPTSGIPVDESAIRAAVDDEIAAYNLKPGLRATVRINPTGAVGS from the coding sequence ATGAGCGCTCCCTACGCCCGCATCGTGCGCCGCGAAACCCATTCGCCGCGCACGGTGGCCACCATCGTGCTGGCCGGCCTGATCATCCTGGCCTGCGGCTACGCCGGCGTCGAACTGGTGCTGCGGATGCTGGGCCAGCCGCCGCTGCTCGTCACGCCGGAAGCCGCCCTCGACTGGGTGGCCACGCTGCCGGACCTGCAACCGCAGGCCGCCATCACCGCCGGCGGCGTGGCCCTGGCCCTGATCGGGCTACTGCTGATGCTGCACGCCATCCTGCCCGGCCGCACGGCCCGGCATCAGATGCTCGACGAGAACCGGGCGGTGCTCGTGGACAACGGCGTTCTCGCGTCCAGCCTCGCCCGCCGCGTCGAAACCGTCGCCCGGATCCCGCACGGCCAGGCCGTCGTGTCGGTGTCGCACCGCCAGGCCACCGTCGATGTCACCCCCACCTCGGGCATCCCCGTCGACGAGAGCGCCATCCGCGCCGCGGTCGACGACGAGATCGCCGCGTACAACCTCAAGCCCGGGCTGCGCGCCACGGTGCGCATCAACCCGACGGGAGCGGTCGGCTCATGA
- a CDS encoding Asp23/Gls24 family envelope stress response protein, which produces MANEDNHPTSTIPGARVDGAAKFGAENRPGDVHGKTTIADGVVSKVAGIAAREVPGVYALGGGASRAMGAIRGAVGQDDLTQGIKVEVGETQAAVDVTIVVEYPAPIQEVADAVRTQVTTAITRLVGLEVVEVNILVNDVHLPTEDQGADDEPRVS; this is translated from the coding sequence ATGGCCAACGAAGACAACCACCCCACGTCCACCATCCCCGGCGCCCGCGTCGACGGCGCCGCCAAGTTCGGCGCCGAGAACCGCCCCGGAGACGTGCACGGCAAGACCACGATCGCCGACGGCGTGGTCTCCAAGGTCGCCGGCATCGCCGCCCGCGAGGTACCCGGCGTCTACGCGCTCGGCGGCGGCGCATCCAGGGCGATGGGCGCCATCCGCGGGGCCGTCGGCCAGGATGACCTGACCCAGGGCATCAAGGTGGAGGTCGGCGAGACCCAGGCCGCCGTCGACGTCACGATCGTCGTGGAGTACCCGGCACCGATCCAGGAGGTCGCCGACGCCGTGCGCACCCAGGTCACCACCGCCATCACCCGCCTGGTGGGCCTCGAGGTCGTCGAGGTCAACATCCTCGTCAACGACGTGCACCTGCCCACAGAGGACCAGGGCGCCGACGACGAACCGCGCGTCTCATGA